A portion of the Pseudoalteromonas luteoviolacea genome contains these proteins:
- a CDS encoding GNAT family N-acetyltransferase, translated as MIQYKIAEVTELPVLKSLLWKYGPNEWNYLTQDGVEGEFTLIKQQEAEALVALDGKQIVGFAVLLNGRVSPDYLSQYCSLDKVAFIGDVVVSPDYSGKGIATQLLINSIELAKSKGVESVLIERHEENLASAGMMKKAGFSVVDIFHDPHKRSAGSQNSVILSVSL; from the coding sequence ATGATTCAATATAAAATAGCTGAAGTAACAGAGTTACCTGTTTTAAAGTCTTTGCTGTGGAAATATGGGCCAAATGAATGGAACTATCTTACGCAAGATGGTGTTGAAGGGGAGTTTACATTAATTAAACAGCAAGAGGCAGAGGCGCTTGTAGCGTTAGACGGTAAGCAAATTGTCGGTTTTGCAGTTTTGCTTAATGGCAGAGTCAGTCCAGACTATCTGAGTCAATATTGCAGTTTGGATAAGGTTGCCTTTATCGGCGATGTTGTTGTGTCGCCAGACTACAGTGGAAAAGGAATCGCGACGCAGCTGTTAATCAATAGTATTGAGTTGGCTAAAAGCAAAGGGGTTGAATCGGTTTTAATTGAAAGGCACGAAGAGAACTTAGCTTCCGCGGGTATGATGAAAAAAGCAGGGTTTTCAGTAGTCGACATATTTCATGACCCACACAAACGCAGTGCGGGCTCGCAAAATAGTGTGATATTGTCAGTATCATTGTAA
- a CDS encoding redoxin domain-containing protein: MSQDYTNKLHAGSTFPKKTATLKSGEEVVLGAPRAGFDWQLIVVYRGKHCPLCTKYLNQLQNHIESLAKIGVDVIAISGDSKEQLITHTSQLNTEFDIAYGMTLEQMKEFGLYISDPRSDLETDHPFAEPGLFVVNEQGNIQVIDISNNPFVRPELEALVSGLTWIKDPDNNYPIRGMHR; encoded by the coding sequence ATGTCTCAAGATTACACAAACAAACTTCATGCTGGCAGCACCTTTCCTAAAAAGACAGCAACACTCAAAAGTGGCGAAGAGGTTGTGCTAGGAGCGCCAAGAGCAGGTTTTGATTGGCAATTGATCGTCGTTTATCGCGGTAAACACTGTCCATTGTGCACTAAGTATTTGAACCAATTACAGAACCACATTGAAAGCCTTGCAAAGATTGGGGTAGATGTGATTGCGATCTCTGGCGATAGTAAAGAACAACTGATAACTCATACATCCCAGCTCAATACAGAGTTTGATATTGCATATGGAATGACACTTGAGCAAATGAAGGAGTTTGGTTTATATATTTCAGATCCCCGTTCAGATCTAGAAACCGATCATCCATTCGCAGAACCAGGGCTCTTTGTGGTCAATGAGCAGGGTAATATACAGGTGATAGATATTTCTAATAACCCATTTGTTAGGCCTGAATTAGAAGCTCTTGTCAGTGGCTTAACGTGGATTAAAGATCCTGATAATAATTATCCTATAAGAGGAATGCACCGCTAG
- a CDS encoding NAD(P)H-dependent oxidoreductase, whose amino-acid sequence MSNILIINGHQYYPFSEGKLNATLVDTATTLLQSKGHQTRIVTMEEEIDIEQQLAHHQWADFILFQSPINWMGVTWSFKKYMDEVYTAGMAGALCHGDGRSAQHPTKNYGKGGTLQGKKYMLSVTFNAPKQAFDDKTEFFDGKSVDDLLFPMHMNFKFFNMAALPTFSCFDVMKNADIENDLIRFSAHIDQYF is encoded by the coding sequence ATGAGCAATATATTAATCATCAATGGACACCAGTATTACCCTTTTTCAGAAGGGAAGTTAAATGCAACACTCGTGGACACTGCCACCACACTACTGCAAAGCAAAGGTCACCAAACCAGAATTGTCACCATGGAAGAGGAAATAGATATTGAGCAACAACTTGCTCACCACCAATGGGCCGATTTTATCTTGTTTCAATCCCCTATTAATTGGATGGGCGTCACTTGGTCATTTAAAAAATACATGGATGAAGTTTATACAGCTGGCATGGCTGGCGCATTGTGTCATGGCGATGGTCGTAGTGCCCAACACCCGACCAAAAACTATGGTAAAGGTGGCACACTGCAAGGTAAAAAATATATGTTATCTGTCACCTTTAATGCGCCAAAACAAGCATTTGATGACAAAACTGAGTTTTTTGATGGCAAATCTGTCGATGATCTACTATTTCCAATGCATATGAATTTTAAGTTTTTCAATATGGCGGCTCTGCCTACCTTTTCTTGCTTTGATGTCATGAAAAACGCGGATATTGAAAATGATTTAATCCGATTTTCCGCCCATATTGACCAATATTTTTAA
- a CDS encoding winged helix-turn-helix transcriptional regulator codes for MKSSIKTDAKGRKKVLNMCDEPCAIEKGMRLIGGKWKGSIIYHLKDEPVRFNDLTRMLGGATKKMVDQRLKELEQEGMVIRKVVSNRPVAVTYELTEFGRSALEILESLRVWSESHNIQI; via the coding sequence ATGAAAAGCTCAATAAAAACAGATGCTAAAGGACGTAAAAAAGTTTTGAATATGTGTGATGAGCCCTGTGCAATAGAAAAGGGGATGCGTTTGATCGGCGGGAAATGGAAAGGTTCGATCATTTATCACTTGAAAGATGAGCCTGTTAGATTCAATGATTTAACAAGAATGTTAGGTGGCGCGACAAAAAAGATGGTTGATCAACGATTAAAAGAGCTTGAGCAAGAAGGCATGGTGATCCGTAAGGTGGTCAGTAATAGGCCAGTTGCTGTAACTTATGAGCTGACCGAGTTTGGGCGCTCTGCACTTGAAATCCTTGAATCTCTTAGGGTGTGGTCTGAATCTCATAACATTCAAATTTAA
- a CDS encoding response regulator transcription factor: MFLGCTKELSSVLKAIELLKTSIIERSLDEIIFQEAMSFAESDGLYLALVDKSSLEVKSEFSRSFPTEFKEDLLSIAKVKKFKNINLLKTLCKDRNPLSDITIYDLDNPNSNFLTLVAFNNKRSNRTAPASYLIELVLPYLHKAQISRYQSDKTTRSPIHSLTNREKEVLDWISSGKTNGEIGMILGISQYTVKNHVAKILEKLNAPNRSAAMALTKELGFS, from the coding sequence ATGTTTTTGGGCTGCACAAAAGAGCTTTCGAGCGTACTTAAAGCAATCGAGTTGCTAAAAACGTCAATCATTGAACGTTCATTGGATGAAATAATTTTTCAAGAAGCGATGTCGTTTGCTGAATCGGACGGGCTATATTTAGCTCTGGTTGATAAATCCAGCTTAGAGGTAAAATCCGAGTTTTCACGTTCATTTCCAACAGAATTCAAAGAAGACTTACTCAGCATTGCCAAGGTGAAAAAGTTTAAGAACATAAATTTACTTAAGACTTTATGTAAAGATCGTAACCCGCTATCCGATATCACTATTTATGATTTGGATAATCCAAATTCAAACTTTCTCACACTGGTTGCATTTAATAACAAACGTTCAAATCGTACTGCTCCAGCATCTTACTTAATTGAGCTCGTACTTCCTTATTTGCACAAAGCACAAATTTCTCGATATCAATCAGATAAGACTACACGTTCACCAATCCACTCCCTTACCAATAGAGAAAAAGAGGTATTAGATTGGATTTCTTCTGGTAAAACAAATGGAGAGATAGGCATGATTTTGGGCATCAGCCAATACACGGTCAAAAACCATGTTGCCAAAATCTTAGAAAAGCTTAATGCACCAAATCGCTCAGCAGCTATGGCCTTAACCAAGGAGCTGGGGTTCAGCTAG
- a CDS encoding sulfite exporter TauE/SafE family protein yields the protein MIEKLRQPSTWPLYFTLLIHATLIWMQGLSSAMLQVLQEIEIAATMALGSFVAGGTALGGGAVAFPVMTKVLNIEPNTAKVFSLAIQSFGMTAATITILCRRIPIYTNLVLLALPMSALGVVLSLMYVAPIAPRLLVKSIFSFLLLCFAMTMLLRWWRKAHHQQSAQQIQPSKLRFMAVAFVGGIASGLVGSGSDIALFALLVIAYNADIKKATATSVVVMAFTSLVGSAVNAWYLGTITPKIESYLLAAIPIVVVGAPLGAYVCSKVKVGQLVSFLLLLIVLEVSFTSYELWLGNVIM from the coding sequence ATGATTGAAAAATTAAGACAGCCATCAACTTGGCCGCTGTATTTTACATTGCTGATACATGCCACATTGATTTGGATGCAAGGCCTTTCAAGCGCGATGCTACAAGTACTTCAGGAAATAGAAATTGCAGCTACTATGGCATTAGGTTCTTTTGTTGCGGGTGGAACCGCGTTAGGGGGAGGTGCTGTGGCATTCCCTGTGATGACCAAAGTGCTAAACATTGAGCCCAACACAGCGAAAGTATTCTCTCTAGCAATTCAAAGCTTTGGGATGACTGCGGCGACAATCACAATTTTGTGCCGTCGTATTCCTATTTATACTAATTTGGTATTACTTGCACTGCCTATGTCTGCATTGGGTGTTGTATTGAGTTTAATGTATGTTGCTCCGATAGCGCCTCGGCTATTAGTTAAATCAATTTTTAGCTTTTTGCTGCTGTGCTTTGCTATGACGATGTTGCTTCGCTGGTGGAGAAAGGCTCACCATCAACAGAGTGCACAACAAATTCAGCCCAGTAAGCTACGTTTTATGGCAGTCGCTTTCGTTGGTGGCATTGCAAGTGGTCTTGTCGGCTCTGGCTCTGATATTGCGTTATTTGCATTGCTTGTGATCGCTTACAATGCAGATATTAAAAAAGCAACGGCAACATCTGTGGTGGTAATGGCATTTACTTCACTTGTTGGTAGTGCAGTAAATGCTTGGTATTTAGGGACGATTACGCCAAAAATAGAAAGCTATTTGTTAGCTGCAATCCCAATTGTCGTAGTTGGCGCGCCGCTTGGTGCCTATGTCTGCTCTAAAGTGAAGGTAGGGCAATTAGTTAGTTTCTTGTTATTACTTATTGTGTTGGAAGTGTCTTTCACAAGTTATGAGCTTTGGTTGGGTAACGTAATAATGTGA
- a CDS encoding TetR/AcrR family transcriptional regulator, which yields MEPDTNKKATRGRPVCELKQAEQRTKLILAAKQLLNTKSYSQITIRDIASEASINSAMIKYYFGSKENLFVELIQTIADEQFSQFEGLTEQSQPVYQFILRFGEILQTHPGIVHLLSEEVLNKTTPLAQAFMASFPARVSKFLPLLIQKETGSEDHKKAKLAAFQLITLVVSPYILKTLRQQAWQIDDSEIQGEAWAKDLYQHFIYGLKESDINEVGS from the coding sequence ATGGAACCAGATACCAATAAAAAAGCCACACGGGGTCGCCCAGTCTGTGAGTTAAAGCAAGCTGAGCAGAGAACCAAGCTGATATTAGCAGCGAAGCAACTGCTCAATACTAAGTCATATAGTCAAATTACTATCCGGGACATCGCCTCTGAAGCAAGTATTAATTCGGCCATGATAAAATACTATTTTGGCAGTAAAGAAAATCTATTTGTTGAATTAATTCAGACCATTGCAGACGAACAGTTTTCTCAGTTTGAAGGTTTAACAGAGCAATCTCAGCCCGTTTATCAATTTATACTCCGCTTTGGCGAAATTTTGCAAACTCACCCTGGTATTGTGCATCTGTTGAGTGAAGAAGTCCTTAATAAAACAACGCCTTTGGCACAAGCCTTTATGGCTTCGTTTCCAGCGCGTGTTTCAAAGTTTTTACCTCTTTTGATTCAAAAAGAAACAGGCTCAGAGGATCATAAAAAAGCAAAGTTAGCAGCTTTTCAGCTTATTACACTTGTTGTTTCACCCTATATTTTAAAAACCTTGCGTCAGCAGGCCTGGCAAATTGATGACTCTGAAATCCAAGGTGAAGCATGGGCAAAGGATTTATACCAGCATTTCATTTACGGACTTAAGGAGAGTGATATCAATGAGGTGGGATCTTAG
- a CDS encoding efflux RND transporter periplasmic adaptor subunit encodes MRWDLSAKKNLPIAILVGAVLVILVVKLASSTKHSNTEQVGQAAQFRALVMESVRPEIVGYGKVTPNIQLNSLAQVSGAVTYLHPALKKGEIFKQGTLLLEIDDSDYQLQLAKAEASLASAEVELAAKKTSINNNQLDIKLSQHKLKIAEAEFSRLKRLFAGASVSQTELDKGQQNVLVQQQDLQRNLNQGRLLPLEVKALKAQVKKADADVNKAKLDIARTKVRLPFNGRIHHVNIEQGQLVTKGANLFSASDIEKVLINAQYTYQTFNQFSGFFKQAPNLQNISEDGMAAYLKAQGLEAKIEILAQPGVYWPASIERLSDEIDPQSQTVGVVVSISDSYQQISLGEKPPLLAGMRARVTLSASEQAFVVIPRHFVRDGHALLADKNDKLTKLPLHGAIKQGDTFLLDKPSLVGAKLITTDLFPAISGTQLNLTSTALLSDTTAAERH; translated from the coding sequence ATGAGGTGGGATCTTAGCGCGAAAAAAAACTTGCCTATCGCCATTTTAGTGGGGGCAGTGCTTGTGATTCTAGTGGTTAAATTAGCATCATCGACTAAACACAGTAACACTGAGCAAGTTGGACAAGCGGCTCAATTTCGAGCACTAGTGATGGAATCAGTGAGGCCAGAAATTGTTGGGTATGGAAAAGTCACACCTAATATTCAGCTCAACAGCCTTGCACAAGTTTCAGGCGCTGTGACTTATTTACATCCAGCGTTAAAAAAAGGAGAGATCTTTAAACAAGGTACACTGTTGTTAGAGATTGATGACAGTGATTACCAATTACAGTTGGCTAAAGCGGAGGCGAGTTTAGCCAGCGCTGAAGTTGAACTTGCAGCAAAAAAAACGTCAATTAATAATAATCAACTAGATATTAAATTGAGCCAACATAAGTTAAAGATAGCGGAAGCTGAATTTTCAAGACTGAAGCGCTTGTTTGCTGGGGCGAGTGTGTCTCAAACTGAACTTGATAAGGGTCAGCAAAATGTCTTGGTGCAGCAACAAGACTTGCAGCGAAACTTAAATCAAGGGCGTTTGTTACCGCTCGAAGTGAAGGCGTTAAAGGCGCAAGTTAAAAAAGCCGATGCTGATGTTAATAAAGCCAAGCTTGATATCGCACGCACCAAAGTTCGCTTGCCGTTTAATGGCCGAATTCATCACGTCAATATTGAGCAAGGTCAGTTAGTTACCAAAGGCGCAAATTTATTCAGTGCCAGTGATATCGAAAAAGTGCTGATAAACGCGCAATATACTTATCAAACATTCAACCAATTTTCTGGATTTTTTAAGCAAGCGCCCAACTTACAAAATATCTCAGAGGATGGGATGGCGGCTTACTTAAAAGCACAAGGTCTTGAGGCAAAAATAGAGATATTGGCCCAGCCCGGGGTTTACTGGCCTGCATCGATTGAGCGTCTCAGTGATGAAATTGATCCTCAAAGCCAAACTGTGGGTGTTGTGGTATCTATCTCTGATAGTTATCAGCAAATTTCATTGGGTGAAAAGCCACCTCTGCTTGCCGGTATGCGAGCGAGAGTGACTTTGTCTGCCAGTGAACAAGCATTTGTAGTGATCCCGCGGCATTTTGTTCGAGATGGTCATGCGTTATTGGCGGATAAAAATGATAAATTAACAAAACTTCCTTTGCATGGTGCAATAAAGCAAGGGGATACCTTTCTACTAGATAAGCCATCACTTGTTGGCGCTAAGCTCATCACTACAGATTTGTTTCCTGCAATTTCGGGGACTCAATTAAACCTCACCTCTACAGCATTGCTAAGTGATACGACAGCAGCGGAGCGGCACTGA
- a CDS encoding efflux RND transporter permease subunit: protein MIRFFIAHPTAANILMVLFLAIGLFSLPQIKRETLPQIESYQIDIVVPYPGATAENVEQKICLSLERALDGISFLEERHCVARQNIGQMTVKMFEQGDFEQFTTDVKNALDTIDDFPEQVEQWTIQERGRTQDVVSIALTSKYNDLTRVELKALAEQVKQRLLRDPNIPIIEINDFSKHQLRVSASQETLRQYGLSMEELGRRVSSQNIELPLGTLNTENADTQIRLMDERKDIDSLSALVVASGTQGNDVTVADLGQVHNTFEKDEKRIYYDGRQAAILTVKKNSVDDSLRVLKATEDALLQIKSSLPDSVVLTLTSDNTSLVKDRISLLISNAWQGLLLVFGVMWLFFSFKYAFWVMMGLPVSFLASFFLMLHFGVSINMLSMVALLLALGILMDDAIVIAESIGTKIEQGLAVQEAVLKGTLVVLPGVLSSFVTTLCIFIGLVFIEGNLGQILKVIPIVLISVITVSLIEAFLILPNHLSHALQSKTRDNPLSLKVADIRSRFEAKFRRWNDAILFLNHRLIKYRYLVIGVVIACFFFSLSMLISGTLKFTAFPDIDGDVLQGRLLMPNGTPFGVTKQTMGKIEAALARTNEKLSKDEGAKLVRAMTITYGENPDYQDQGANLAYISVDLLGAEQRQTTIQAFSDLWRTELGTLPEALTLSFKEPKLGPQGRAIDIRLMSDNTTDLAHAAYKLKAWLKGYQGVQNITDDLRPGKPEYTLTLKSGTLDLGINSMIIANQLRPAFQGTKLLETHIGLEDYEVTVKLSEDSMNDYRDFDNFPIIHPVSRVAIPLSALVNIEQTRGFAVINRFDSLTSVSVYADVDSELNTASAVVGDLKKAFLTDLQTRYPSMSYSIEGEVKNAGITQASMRRAMLLGMIGIFLLLALQFHSYIEPIIVMVSIPLAMIGVIWGHFIMGINFSMPSLMGFISLAGIVVNDSILLVQFVKSRVKQGMSVHEAAAMASHDRFRAVVLTSVTTVAGMTPLLFETSLQAQILIPLATSIVFGIITSTCLVLLVLPCLYSVLEDFGVAKPRTVHSPIHS, encoded by the coding sequence ATGATACGTTTTTTCATTGCGCACCCGACGGCTGCTAATATTTTAATGGTGCTATTTTTGGCAATTGGGCTATTCAGTTTGCCACAAATTAAGCGAGAAACGTTACCACAAATTGAAAGCTATCAGATCGATATTGTGGTGCCATATCCAGGGGCAACCGCGGAGAATGTTGAACAAAAAATTTGTTTGAGCCTTGAGCGAGCTTTAGATGGGATCAGCTTTTTAGAAGAGCGTCATTGCGTCGCGAGACAAAACATTGGCCAAATGACAGTTAAAATGTTTGAGCAGGGGGACTTTGAGCAATTTACAACAGATGTAAAAAATGCGTTAGACACCATCGATGATTTTCCAGAGCAGGTTGAGCAGTGGACCATTCAGGAACGTGGTAGAACACAAGACGTTGTCAGTATCGCACTGACATCAAAATACAATGATCTAACACGTGTAGAGTTAAAAGCATTGGCTGAGCAAGTTAAGCAACGTCTACTACGTGACCCAAATATTCCCATAATTGAAATTAATGATTTTTCAAAACATCAGCTGAGAGTCAGTGCGTCACAGGAGACGTTACGTCAATATGGACTGAGCATGGAAGAGCTGGGGAGGCGTGTGTCTAGTCAAAACATTGAATTGCCATTAGGTACACTCAACACTGAAAATGCGGATACACAAATTCGCTTGATGGACGAAAGAAAAGATATCGATTCACTGAGTGCGTTGGTTGTGGCGTCCGGCACACAGGGAAATGATGTGACCGTGGCTGATTTAGGTCAGGTGCATAATACGTTTGAAAAAGATGAAAAGCGAATTTACTACGATGGTCGACAAGCTGCAATTTTGACCGTGAAAAAGAACTCAGTGGATGACAGTTTGCGAGTACTCAAGGCCACTGAGGACGCACTTTTACAGATTAAATCCAGCTTGCCTGATAGTGTGGTACTCACTTTAACCAGTGATAACACCAGTTTGGTGAAAGATAGAATATCACTGTTGATCAGTAATGCTTGGCAAGGCCTATTATTGGTTTTTGGTGTGATGTGGCTGTTTTTCTCATTTAAATATGCTTTTTGGGTCATGATGGGGTTGCCTGTTTCATTTTTAGCGAGTTTCTTTTTAATGCTGCATTTTGGTGTGTCTATCAACATGTTGTCTATGGTGGCACTGCTATTGGCGCTTGGGATTTTGATGGATGACGCCATTGTGATTGCCGAGTCTATTGGTACCAAAATTGAGCAAGGTCTAGCAGTTCAGGAGGCTGTGTTAAAAGGCACGCTGGTTGTGTTGCCTGGCGTGTTGTCTTCTTTTGTGACGACACTATGTATTTTCATTGGTCTTGTGTTTATTGAAGGGAATTTAGGTCAGATCCTCAAGGTGATCCCCATTGTGTTGATTTCAGTTATCACCGTTTCTTTGATTGAAGCCTTTTTGATTTTACCCAATCATTTATCTCATGCTCTGCAATCTAAAACCAGAGATAATCCTTTGTCCTTAAAAGTAGCCGATATTCGAAGTCGTTTTGAAGCGAAGTTTCGTCGCTGGAATGATGCGATTTTGTTTTTAAACCATCGCCTAATAAAGTACAGATACCTAGTGATTGGCGTTGTGATTGCGTGTTTCTTTTTTTCGCTAAGTATGTTGATCTCTGGGACGTTAAAATTTACCGCTTTTCCTGATATTGACGGGGATGTTTTGCAGGGAAGGCTTTTGATGCCTAATGGCACGCCTTTCGGAGTCACAAAGCAAACTATGGGCAAGATTGAAGCTGCCTTAGCGCGCACCAACGAAAAACTTAGTAAAGATGAAGGTGCAAAGCTGGTCAGAGCGATGACCATCACGTATGGAGAAAATCCAGACTATCAAGATCAGGGGGCCAATCTTGCTTATATCTCTGTTGATTTGCTCGGTGCCGAGCAGCGTCAAACCACCATTCAGGCTTTTTCTGATCTTTGGCGGACTGAACTTGGCACTTTGCCAGAGGCACTAACCCTGTCATTTAAAGAGCCTAAACTTGGACCACAAGGACGTGCGATTGATATTCGTTTGATGTCAGATAACACCACCGATTTGGCCCATGCCGCATACAAATTAAAAGCTTGGTTAAAGGGCTATCAAGGTGTACAAAATATCACGGATGATTTACGGCCGGGCAAACCTGAATACACCTTAACGCTTAAGTCAGGTACATTAGACTTGGGGATTAACTCCATGATCATTGCCAATCAGTTAAGGCCTGCTTTTCAAGGTACTAAGCTACTAGAAACGCATATTGGCCTTGAAGACTATGAGGTGACAGTCAAGCTCAGCGAAGACAGTATGAATGATTATAGAGACTTCGATAATTTTCCAATCATTCACCCTGTTTCCCGAGTCGCCATTCCACTTTCAGCGCTGGTGAATATTGAACAAACACGCGGATTTGCAGTGATTAATCGTTTTGATAGTTTGACCAGTGTATCCGTGTATGCTGATGTAGATAGTGAGCTGAATACGGCGTCAGCAGTGGTGGGAGATTTAAAAAAAGCATTTCTTACAGACTTGCAGACTCGCTATCCTTCAATGAGCTACAGCATTGAAGGTGAGGTCAAAAATGCAGGGATTACTCAAGCCTCAATGCGCAGAGCCATGCTATTGGGTATGATTGGGATCTTTCTGCTATTGGCGCTGCAATTTCATAGCTATATTGAGCCTATTATCGTGATGGTTTCAATTCCACTTGCCATGATTGGTGTGATTTGGGGCCACTTTATCATGGGGATAAATTTCTCAATGCCTTCTTTGATGGGGTTTATTTCTTTAGCGGGCATTGTGGTTAATGATTCCATCTTGCTGGTTCAGTTTGTGAAAAGCCGGGTGAAGCAGGGAATGAGTGTACATGAAGCCGCAGCGATGGCTAGTCACGATAGATTTCGTGCGGTGGTGTTAACTTCGGTAACAACGGTTGCTGGCATGACGCCTTTACTGTTTGAGACCAGCTTGCAAGCGCAAATATTAATACCGCTGGCAACCAGTATTGTATTTGGCATTATTACTTCGACTTGCTTAGTATTATTGGTATTGCCATGTTTATACAGTGTTTTAGAAGATTTTGGCGTAGCAAAACCGCGTACGGTTCACAGCCCCATCCATTCGTAA
- a CDS encoding sterol desaturase family protein, giving the protein MLEFLEVAAKQILIAFSNLLLIALFFMLLAVLVKGKKVLKQARCALASGTFNLGWMGLNLLLLIPVAGGLYAFFYSYPVGIIDRSFWYVLPEPLVILAAVFLGDFIGYWRHRFEHSKILWPSHRVHHTDEHMTWLTLQRFHPVNFFTTMIIDTSFLILMGIPPYAIVANNVVRNYYGYFIHADLPWNYGKWNKVFVSPVMHRWHHAANREAYHTNFATVFSIFDRAFGTYRVPGPCDEPLGVKDSYGKSFVAELLHPFNPKAYSVKKRPKVTQTSK; this is encoded by the coding sequence ATGCTGGAGTTTTTGGAAGTTGCAGCAAAGCAGATATTAATCGCTTTTTCTAATTTATTGTTAATAGCATTGTTTTTTATGCTGCTGGCTGTATTGGTCAAAGGAAAGAAAGTGCTCAAACAGGCTCGTTGCGCTTTGGCTTCGGGCACATTTAACCTCGGTTGGATGGGATTAAATTTATTACTGTTAATACCTGTAGCGGGCGGACTATATGCGTTCTTTTATTCATACCCTGTAGGTATCATAGACAGATCTTTTTGGTATGTTTTACCGGAACCTTTGGTGATATTGGCTGCCGTATTTTTAGGAGACTTTATTGGTTATTGGCGACATCGTTTTGAGCATTCAAAAATACTGTGGCCTTCGCATCGAGTTCATCATACTGACGAGCATATGACTTGGCTAACATTGCAGCGTTTTCACCCAGTGAATTTTTTCACAACCATGATCATAGATACTTCATTTTTGATATTAATGGGGATTCCGCCGTACGCAATTGTGGCTAATAATGTGGTCAGAAACTATTACGGTTATTTTATTCACGCAGATTTGCCTTGGAATTACGGTAAATGGAATAAGGTCTTTGTGTCTCCGGTTATGCACCGCTGGCATCATGCCGCCAATCGTGAGGCTTATCACACTAATTTTGCTACTGTATTTTCTATTTTTGACCGCGCCTTTGGCACTTATCGAGTACCCGGACCATGTGACGAACCGCTGGGGGTGAAAGACAGTTACGGCAAATCTTTCGTAGCCGAATTACTCCATCCATTTAACCCTAAAGCATATAGTGTGAAAAAGCGGCCCAAAGTCACGCAAACAAGCAAATAA
- a CDS encoding NAD(P)/FAD-dependent oxidoreductase, with amino-acid sequence MGHDVTIIERESRLLARVTAKRISAFYHKLHKSNGIKIFTQTNVVAFQGKDAVSTVLCEDKVIPADIVVVGIGAQTYTELAQEAGLLVEHGGIVINELCQTTDMNIYAAGDCTIGIEHHSGLATRIESVPNALEQAKTAAATICGKYKPVTAVPWFWSDQFDCKIQIAGLNQGYDETVLRQKDDKALSLWYLKQGKIIAADCINCAKEFMAAKKIIANKLDVPKALLSNTDIDLFKALAQLS; translated from the coding sequence ATGGGCCATGATGTCACCATTATAGAACGTGAATCCCGACTACTTGCGCGTGTCACGGCGAAACGTATTTCCGCGTTCTATCACAAACTACATAAAAGCAATGGCATTAAAATTTTTACACAGACGAATGTGGTGGCATTTCAAGGCAAGGATGCTGTCAGCACCGTATTGTGTGAAGACAAAGTGATCCCCGCCGACATTGTAGTTGTCGGAATAGGCGCTCAAACCTACACCGAACTTGCACAAGAGGCTGGATTATTAGTCGAGCATGGCGGCATTGTGATAAACGAGCTTTGCCAAACCACTGACATGAACATTTATGCCGCAGGTGATTGCACCATAGGTATTGAACACCACAGTGGCCTTGCAACACGCATTGAATCTGTACCCAATGCTCTGGAACAGGCAAAAACAGCCGCCGCGACCATCTGTGGAAAATATAAACCCGTCACAGCAGTCCCTTGGTTTTGGTCAGATCAATTTGATTGCAAAATACAAATTGCAGGTCTCAACCAAGGCTACGATGAAACCGTTTTACGTCAAAAAGACGACAAAGCTTTATCTCTTTGGTATCTAAAACAAGGCAAAATCATTGCGGCAGACTGTATCAACTGCGCAAAAGAATTTATGGCCGCCAAAAAAATCATCGCTAACAAGCTCGATGTGCCAAAAGCACTGTTGAGTAACACAGATATTGACCTATTTAAAGCGTTAGCCCAATTAAGCTGA